Part of the Heptranchias perlo isolate sHepPer1 chromosome 20, sHepPer1.hap1, whole genome shotgun sequence genome is shown below.
CGTCGGAGGCATTGGTCAGGATAGTGAGTCACGTTACTGCTGGAGGTGGTCTGATCTGTACTCATGATAATCTGAGATTCACTGCATTCAGTTGACGAGCAGCACAAGGAGGGGATGCAAGTCAACACTGAACACTGAACAGCTTCACTTACAATGAGCAAACACATGTTATTCTCCTGGCGCTAGCACATCTTTCCTAACCCAGATCACTGGCACAGCAATTCATACCACTTATTGTTTATTTCATCCAATTTCAATTAATCAAAGATCAGGACAGGCTCAAAACAGAAAGCACTGTTGTCACACAGATCTCTCAGCatgtggtggggggagaaaggaacaggCAGGTTAACAATTCAGACTCCAGCACTTCAGCAGAACCCAGTCTAATGAAGTGCTGTCGCCCTTAATGTTAACGTGTCTGTTCTCTCCAGTAGCTGACTgagctgctgtgtttccagcatttgctctttttgtttcagatttcctggACTTGCTTTTTTATTTATGGTTAGTGACGAATCCTCATAAATTGGTAACTTGATTTTCCAAGCGGTCTTCGGCTTCTATCAGGGCACGTGGTCAGAATCAGTCCATTGGGAAATTTTAAAGCACAAATACATCGAGACTCCATTGCAGTGCTGCTGATCTGTAAAATGAATATAGCTTGTGCTCAGTGACGTCAATACAACTGCCTCTACACGGGGCAGGTTACTGACATACCAAGTTTAAAAACCCAATAGCTCACCAAGAGCATGGCAAAGCATCGCCCCAACACATCTCCGAGCAGCCAGAAGAAAGAGGTACATCCTTGCTTTTCATCACCCTGCCTTTAGAATAGGAGTTGGTCACCTGGAACATTCCCTCCCCAGCTTCAGCCAACGCACTGTGAAATTATCATATCATTTTAAGTGATGGATGCAATGAAGGCTTTAATCGGTCTGATGTTGATACAAAGATTTGCCTGAAAAAGGGGAATTCATGAAATTGGTCACGTTTTGTTACAATGCTCACCTGTTCACTACTGAATTGACATTCCTCATTCGGATGGATTGATCTTGGTACATAGGTTCCTTTTAAGCACACTGGGTTTGTTTCCAGTGTACCTGCAACCAATCAACAGCCTAGTCTGTACTAAGTACGATTTCTACACAGTGGTACTGGGGTATTAACTTTACTTGCAACAGGGAATTCATTGCCCTGGTCTGTCAATCCAGTTCCCGAGCTGAATCACCAGTGCTGCAATGTTGTTTGAAATTTTTATTCCCGACAGTGATTGGTGAACTATCCTCTCTCTGCTCCCTGACATCTACCCCGCGAGCCTCTCGAGTTTGTCCAGCACACCCTGAATCTTGTGGACGGCCTCTTTCCGAACCTGTCGAATGTGTTCCTGACCGTTGGTCTCCACCGAGTCCACTTCCAGCAGCTGCTTTGTCAGCAGTTCCTCCAGTAATCGGTAAGTCTTGTCTCCTCTCTTTCCATCAAACTGGCTCACCTCCACTTCCAACTGTTGCACGTTGCTCAAGACTTGCTCCACTTTAACGTGGCCTGGGTGACTAAGTTGGGCGGGACTTTCAGTCTGCTCTATTCCATTATTTGTAGGAGCCAAAGGTTTCTCTCTGGCATTCTTGTTCTCTGCACGGGTCTTGTACACAGTGGGAGGAGCACTGTACTCGACCCTTTGGCCGTGGGATGTGTTTGGCATCTGGTCTGGAGTCTGGACCGGAATGTAGCCTGTGGGTTGCTGGTCGTTCCCTGGGAAGTTAGTGTTGCTCAGGCGAGGTCGGAGGTCCTGGTGATTCAAGGTGTACGGAAGATCCTACAAGACAGACAAGACTGCTTAGAAAACAGCAAGGACCATTTAAACGGGGGAAGCCCACTGATTCCCAGCGACTCAATAAATCCAATTCAGCTCTTATTAAACAGGATGGGGATTCTTTTAAACCTGGTACTTTGTAGATTGCATTCTGGAACTCTATCTGTTAATAGTAAGGTCCATGGTGACTGAAAAGGTCATATTCTGCTTTTATGGCCTGGCAATTAAGGGAACTTCAcctgttgacagacaggaaacagaggaggaataaatgggtctttttccaggtggcaggcagtgactcgtggggtaccgcagggatctgtgcttgggccccagctattcacaatatatatcaatgatttggatgagggaacggaacgtaacatttccaagtttgcagacaacacaaagctggggtggaatgtgagctgtgaggaggaggcaaagaggctccaatgtgatttagacaagttgggtgagtgggcaagaacatggcagatgcagtataacgtggataaatgtgaggttatccactttggttgtaaaaacagaaagacagattattatctgaatggtgacagattgggaaaaggggaggtgcaacgagacctgggtgtccttgtacactcgtcgctgaaagcgagcattcagatgcagcaagcagtcaggaaggcgaatggtatgttggccttcagtgcaagagaatttgagtacaggaacagggatgtcttactgcagttgtacagggccttggtgagaccacatctggagtattgtgtgcagttttggtctccttatctgaggaaggatgtccttgccatggagggagtgcaacgatggtttaccagactgattcctcggatggcaggactgatgtatgaggagagattgcgtcgacaaggcctatattcactcgagtttagaagaatgagaggtgatctcattgaaacatataaaattctaacaggactagacagagtagatgcagggaggatgttcccgatggctggggagtccagaaccagaggtcacagtctcaggatatggggtatgccatttagaatcgagatgaggagaaatttcttcactcagagggtggtgaacctgtggaattctctaccacagaaggcagtggaggccaagtcattaggtgttttcaagaaggagatatatttcttaatgctaaagggataaagggataaagggatcaagggatatggggcaaaagcgggaacagggtactgagttagacgatcagccatgatcattttgaatggcggagcaggcccgaagggccgaatggcctactcttgctcctattttctatgtttgtatGCATGGCATTCCCAAATTCCAGCTgcttttctgtgaaaactgcaaGTCGGTGGCCTTTCTCACAGATTACCATTGAATCCCACCCAAGAAAAATTAAAACTGCACCACAGAATGACAGGGATCTTGTGCAGACTCTCTATTCACTATTTCCTGGGGGGATTCAAGGGATGTCAACACACATCCCAAAGCTTGCAACAGAGCAAAATGGGAATTTAGAACAAGACACAATTCTATGATCAGCTGGATACACTAGAAAATAAGTattaaaaaaatggaaaaaacacacgcacacaaacatctAATCGATTAGGGAACACCTCAATGGAGTTCAGTGATGGACATGTGCATTTTTGCTCTGCTTCCTACAGCTGATAATGGGAAGTGACTTGTGCCATATCCCTCAGTTTACCCGCTGCTCTCTCCTACCCGCCCTGGTATTAGTCGCCCCATATAGAAGCTCGCCCGCCCGCCTTCCCTTCTCAACTCTGACCAAGAGCCTCCCGTCTCAGTGACTAACCGACCCACCCCGAGTTatcccagcatttgctgtttgaaTTCCAGATCTCTACTCTTTTTCTCTCCAAATACACTGCGTTGGAACCTCAATTTCTTCATTCACTGTTGTGTGTTTGGGAACTGTGACCAAATTTTGTTCAAACCCCAGGCTGCGAGGGAGGGCAAAATAGGAAAATCTGCCTTGATCGttctccagtgacccctgctggaaagtgcacgtgtgtggaTTTTGGGTGGGACAGAACTGGACTCGGCTCCAACGGTTTAAACGAAGCTCGATGACCAGGGTGGCACATGAAGACCTGGTGAGGTATCCAAAGAGCACCCGTGAGACTGCACCACTGCAAGGAGTCATGGCTCAGGGAGAGGTGACTGGCAGGAAATAAGACAAGCCATTAACTCAGCACGCAGCAGGGAATGGTGCACACGATAGGCAGTCTCGAATAGAAGTGTACAGCAGGCCACATCTAAGGCAGCAGGAAGCCACAGTGGTGAGAATAATTTTATTACAATAAATGTGGAAGCAGCATGACTGAGTTTCATTTTAACATTACACACCTCCAAGTCACTGCATAACTGATCAAGGTACAGTTTGAACTCCCAAGGGACAGCTGCGTGAATGAAGCCAGAGTCTAACACATTCCCAATCCATACGGCAATCGCTGCCTTTTCATGTCATCGCCTACGAAATGCCTGGTGTGTCCTGCCTCAGCTCCGAGCACCCTCCATACTGCTTGTGGCTTTCAGCAGGGCTAGGATCCAAAGCTTGGTGAAAATGCACAGTACCTCAACTCAGGAGCAGAGTGAAGATGGACGACACCACCTATCTCATGCCACATTTGTGGGGAAACAGCACCAACATGCCAAGTGATGAAACACAAATTCAGTCGTTGATAATGCTGAGCCCCAGCATTATTGCTGCAAGGAGACTCCGGGAGTAGAGATTTTTTTGgcgttgggggggcggggtgttGAAGAGAACTCCCAGAGACTACTCCCTGGTCGTGGATGAAAAATAAGGGGACTCATGTACTGGAAAAGCCCCACATCCGAGTGGAGGAAGAATTTTCAAAGACAGGGCCCGACTCTTGGAAACTTCAAGTTTGTTGTCCTGTTATTGAATTGACAAATTTTAAGGAGAGACAAAAACAACGTTAAGCTATTTTCCTCAACCACTTCTAATGAGGACGGAGCATGCTCCCTCAAGGCTTCACTATACAGTGTTCATTTCATGCCCCGTCTCTGCACAAAGTTCTCACGCGTGGACATTACTTACTTTCTGTTCGTACATAGATGGCGAGGGATCAAGCCTCTGCCACCCAGGTGCTGCTCCTGAAACAACATTGCCCCCGAAGGCTGGCATTGCATGGCTGAACTGCTCTGCAGACGACTGTACTCCTGCTGCTCGAGCCTGGGCCCAGGGGTCGTGGGATTGCGGTCCTGCTGGCGGCAGGGAGGATGCTTGCGTTGAGGGCGGCCAGGGTTGGGACTGTGGGCCAGGTGCGGATGGATGTTGGGCAGGATACATGGACTGTTGGGGAGCAGAACCTGGGTTTCCAAAGTGATATGGTGAGGCCGTCACTGGGTATGGAGGCTGTTGATCATACATCTCCTGTTCAGTGTGACACAAAAAGCAGAACGCGTCATCTAAAGGCAAGATTACTGCATAGGCTTAACAACACAAATAAACCGAAGCACTAATTTTCTGAAAGGATTTTTAGCACTTGTCAGCAATGCAAACAGCAGCCCAAACAAGAATTTTCTATCATCCTCCCGCAGTGGACTAGTGGGGAAAGGCACTGCCTGGAGCAGCTCGAACCCATCCAGCCCAGAGGCTGCCAGATTGCACTGCTGGTCTGTAACCAGCAGGCTGAGCTGAGGCAATAGTCGAGGTGCTACAATCTGTCTCAGTACCGCTGGGTTAGGGAgatgtggggaggagggaggaaatgCCATCTCGTGACTCGTGTGGACGTTGAATGAAGACGGAATTGGGTTTGGCTCTCTCAGCCTTCTTGGTTGAACAGGCTGCCAACACACACTGTTGCGCCTCACGCATGAAGGGAGGACACGGGAGGGAAGTAGTGGTGGGTTGACCATGTGTATCCCAGcaaaggtgggagggaggaagggcGGGAAAAAAAACCGAATGCTCATTTATTTCCATTGGAACATGTCCATTTTTCTGCCCGGCTCAATTAAGACCCACGAACAGGTGGACAACGGAAAGTGCACCATCGAATTTGAAACAAGGCTCAGGGCCACGTACTGTCCAGAGACAACAACTTGGCAGAGGATAGTTGGCCCAACCCCCAGGTTTACTGACAGTGAAAGGCCAGAGGAGTTCACTTTCATTTCACACTGTGGCCGCTCACAAATACCTTTGCCTGTCCACACCGTTGTAAACTATTCTGTTGACAATAACTTGGCAAAATCATTGGGCATATTCTTGTGCGTTCTTTGGAAGCCACGGAAAACTTTTCTGACAGTGAGGGTCTGTGAGTGAAAGTGCATCAGTTTGCCTGTTTGAGGGGCCATCACAAAGGACTGGCTGGTAACGTTTAACAGTCTGCTCAGACAAGCCTTGCGGACTGCAGATTTCAGAATTCTTGTTGAACCTTCGACAAGGACAACTGAGTGGGAGGAATcccattttcaatttttttttgaggttATGGTATGCCGCATGCATTAAAAATTAACTCGGATTAATTTAAAAGACTCTCGTGAGCCTCGAGTTTTACCCTGCGGTGCATTACTGCTCAGTGATCTAATCTTTCAGCCGCTCCCATTATACACAGTGgtcttataaaaaggatagtgaggcactggagaaggtggaaaaaagattcacaagggtgataccagaactgagaggatctacttatcgggaaagactgaacagatgggggctcttttctccagaaaagagaaggctgaggagtaacCTGATAGGGGTCtgtgagattatgaaagggtagacgtagagaaaatgtttccatttgtgggagagaccaaaactaagggtaataaatataagacagtcactaataaatccaatagggaattcaggagaaacttctttccccagagagtggtgagaatgtggaactcgctcccacaaggaggtGTTGAGGCAAATCGcacggatgcatttaaggggaagctggataaatacatgagggagaaaaaaaatagaaggatatgcgaatagggttcgatgaagaggggtgggaggaggctcagatggagcataaaccccggcacaggccagttgggctgaatgacctatttctgtgccgaagactcgatgtaattctgtgtaacacCAGTGTAGATTTTTAGACTCGTGGATAGTAACCGAGACGCCCTCAATCCCCAAAACTTACCCGCTGCCCTGGAGCTGGGTAAGCCTGATGAGCTGGTGTCGGTGTCCTCGACGGCAGTCCCTGGGGGGGCGGCCCAGTCTGAGAATGGGCCCACTGTGCAGAGGAAGCATGCCCGTTGGATGGGGGTCTGGACAGCCCTGCCTGCTGAGTGGGGTGAgggggctgctgctgctgctgctgctggtggtggtggtggtggtggtggtggtgagggtgggggtgggggtggtagggCTGCTGTTGGATGTTTTCACTCTGTATGTTTTCACTCGGTAAGACGTCACTCGGTCCTTGAGGGTACCAAGTGTTCCCTTGGATAGGTCCTGATGGAGAAGCCCGTCCAGAAGCAAACACACCATTGACTAATCCctgaaatggaaataaaaagtcCACACATATTAGACAGGCACCAGAGAACACTGAGAGGTGAGGGGGTGTACAATGAGAATTAATTATTACACACTTTATACAATTGTGTCAATGCCAAGAATATATTTCTGTAAGTTATTAAAAGGGAAATAACCATCCCCAGTTACCACGTTTTACGCTTTAAAACTGCCGGCCCCATGCGGCCCCCAGAACAGGTGGATTTTGCTGAGCTCCCTCGGCCGTGACCTCGTTGAGTTCCAGCCCAGTGACACAAACAGCGACATCGTACAACAGACAAGCATTGGCCGTTTGTGATGTCACTGGGCAGAGCCAGAGTtataacagcagcagcagcatttaGACATCACTCCTCGCCTCACAAGCGGGCAGACATCCGAGAGCAGGGATTCATATGGCGGGCAACAGGCACGGTAAAAGGGGAAGAGGGAATCAGAGAGGCAGGAACACAAGaattaggagtaggagcaggccatactgcccctcgagcctgctctgccgttcaatcagatcatggctgatcttcgacctcaactccactttccccctcgatcccccgagagtccaaaaatctgtccatctcagccttgaatatattcaatgactcggcatccacagccctctgggggagagaattccaaagattcacaaccctctgcgagaagaaattcctcctcatctcagtcttgaatggccgaccccttatcctgcgactgagAACCGAAGGCATGGTTGGAGATGGGAGTTTTCAGGCCGGTTTctgaaagcagggagggaggtggaaaggccaggggtgggggggggggaacggactgTGGTCTCCTCCAAATGTTGGAGCAGCGGGAATGTTCAGGGAAACAGGATAGCAGTTTGAATGTAAACCCAACACCTCTACACTTGTCCCAGTGGTTCAGATACACGTTAACGATCCCATTCTACAATGCAAATATCAGGAAGTGTTCCTCCTTCAAACAACACCATCAAATGCAAATTGATTAGTCATTCACCAGTTGGCTGGCTGCTCGATGTTGCTGCTACAGGTTAGCCGGTCGGCATTCGGCTACAGTGAGGTGTTTCAATGTGAACAGCACTGTTAATACAAGTATTAGTGGGTTGCAATGTGACTTTGGGTGGCAACTGTCAGGCAGCATCACAGGGACTGCTGGTCAACTTATCTTGGAACTGAGTCATCGAGAAAATGAAGCAGAGCAGACATGCAGCAAAGGTCAAGTTAGTCACCGCTCTTGTTAGCTCAACCCAATTAAAGATCCCTGTCACAAAGTTTCCACCCTATAATCTGCTTCACATTCCAGACAGTACATCAGCACTGCCTGAGGTGGTCCTCTTCCAGCTGTGTGATCATTTTCCAGGCAGACAAGTGCAAGACAGCAAATCCTCAGCAATGCAAAGCCACAAGGTATTCAAATTCTGGAACAAGAAAATGCCCATCTCTCTGTTTTCATGGGTTGCACACCATCCCCTGGCTGGGACCGGAGTGAAGGGGCCCGCGCACAGCCTTCCGGGACCGGAGTGAAGGGGCCCCACAAAGAGCACAGTTCGGGACTTGCTGCACAGCACACGAGGATCTCAGCTCAGTCACAAAATAAGGGGACGGAAACACACAAAGATGGCATCCAGATCCCATTAatgctctcctcactctccattgaCTATGTAACCTTAAGTCACAATTCACCAACCACTTCTACtggggggggggataatgttaTCGATGCCAAATTTAACTCAGTGACTCACCTCACCACATTGAAAAGATAACCAGATTCACGTTAAGTTCCTTCACTtccccagcaaaaaaaaaatgaacacgtAATGAAACTACGTAAGCAAATTTCAAATATCCTCCTAACAAAATGAGCAGGTGATTTTCTTTTAAGCTCAAAAATGCTTCTTTCGGGACCTTGATTAAAGACTTTCACTGACATGAAAGCAAATCGAACTGAAGTTTTAGCTGTACAATGAATCGTTTAATATCTGTGCATAAAATAATTGTATTTCGGAAGGCTTGAATTTCTCTTTAAAAATGAAATTTATGTTGAAACAAAGGCTCTTCACCACTGCATCATAACCTCGCTCACCATTCCCCAGAACAAGGAATACAAATTCATGTATTTTACCACCATACATGTGTTTACAAATTTTCAAAGtacaacagacagagagagagagtggagacacagagagagagagagaggagacacagagagagagagagaggagacacagagagagagagagagagacacagagagagagagagagagacacagagagagagaagacacagagagagagagagaggagacacagagagagagagagaggagacacagagagagagagaggagacacagagagagagagaggagacacagagagagagagagaggagacacagagagagagagaggagacacagagagagagagaggagacacagagagagagagaggagacacagagagagagagagagagagaggagacacagagagagagagagaggagacagagagagagagagaggagacagagagagagagagagagagagagagagagagagagagacagagagagagagagagaagacacagagagagagagagaggagacacagagagagagagaggagacagagagagagagagagagagaggagacagagagagagagagagagagaggagacacagagagagagagagagagaggagacagagagagagagagagagaggagacacagagagagagagagagaggagacacagagagagagagagagagaggagacacagagagagagagagaggagacacagagagagagagagagagaggagacacagagagagagagagagagagagagaggagacacagagaaagagagagagaggagacacagagagagagagagaggagacacagagagagagagagagggaggagacacagagagagagagagagaggagaccagagagagagagagagagagagaggagacgcagagagagagagagagagaggagacacagagagagagagagagagaggagacacagagagagagagtgagagagagaggagacacagagagagagagagagagaggagacacagaagagagagagagagaggagacacagagagaaNNNNNNNNNNNNNNNNNNNNNNNNNNNNNNNNNNNNNNNNNNNNNNNNNNNNNNNNNNNNNNNNNNNNNNNNNNNNNNNNNNNNNNNNNNNNNNNNNNNNNNNNNNNNNNNNNNNNNNNNNNNNNNNNNNNNNNNNNNNNNNNNNNNNNNNNNNNNNNNNNNNNNNNNNNNNNNNNNNNNNNNNNNNNNNNNNNNNNNNNtaaagagagaaaaaagagaaaaagagagaaaaagagagagatgagagaaaaaaagagagagaaaaagagagagaaaaagagagagaaaaaggagagagagagaaaaagagagagagagaaaaagagagagaggagagaaaagagagagagagaaaaagagagagagagaaaaagagagagaaaaagagagagaggaaaaagagagagaaagaaaaaagagagagaaagaaaaagagagagaaaaaggagagaaaaagagagagagagagaag
Proteins encoded:
- the bag4 gene encoding BAG family molecular chaperone regulator 4; this encodes MSSEASVASLPRGWEMKRDPHSGWPYYIDHNTGTTTWDDPRLRSGLHKQEMPYPGYASNYWYPTGHQPAQYPSNYSQVMDHQMPPQGLVNGVFASGRASPSGPIQGNTWYPQGPSDVLPSENIQSENIQQQPYHPHPHPHHHHHHHHHQQQQQQQPPHPTQQAGLSRPPSNGHASSAQWAHSQTGPPPQGLPSRTPTPAHQAYPAPGQREMYDQQPPYPVTASPYHFGNPGSAPQQSMYPAQHPSAPGPQSQPWPPSTQASSLPPAGPQSHDPWAQARAAGVQSSAEQFSHAMPAFGGNVVSGAAPGWQRLDPSPSMYEQKDLPYTLNHQDLRPRLSNTNFPGNDQQPTGYIPVQTPDQMPNTSHGQRVEYSAPPTVYKTRAENKNAREKPLAPTNNGIEQTESPAQLSHPGHVKVEQVLSNVQQLEVEVSQFDGKRGDKTYRLLEELLTKQLLEVDSVETNGQEHIRQVRKEAVHKIQGVLDKLERLAG